From Streptomyces asiaticus, one genomic window encodes:
- a CDS encoding DNA-3-methyladenine glycosylase 2 family protein, translated as MHTDTDRCLRAAQAKDARFDGWFFIAVVTTGIYCRPSCPVVGLKPENMRFYPSAAAAQQAGFRACKRCRPDASPGSPEWNERADLVARAMRLIADGVVDRDGVPGLAARLGYSTRQVERQLLAELGAGPLALARAQRAQTARLLIETSALPMADIAFAAGFASVRAFNETVREIFALSPTELRQRAGRGPRTSVPGALTLRLPFRAPLCPDNLFGHLAATAVPGVEEWRDGAYRRTLRLPYGPGVVTLSPRPDHIACQLSLADLRDLAGAISRCRRLLDLDADPAAVDDLLRTDLRLAPLVDKAPGRRVPRAVDADEFAVRAVLGQQVSTAAARTHAGRLVTAHGEPVEDPAGGLTHLFPSVQALAGLDPEKLAMPRTRRATLTGLIGALAEGRVALGVGSDWDEARASLGALPGLGPWTVEVIAMRALGDPDAFLPTDLGVRRAATELGLPATPGALTRHSTHWRPWRAYAVQYLWATDAAHAINRLPAA; from the coding sequence ATGCACACCGACACCGACCGGTGCCTCCGCGCCGCACAGGCCAAGGACGCCCGCTTCGACGGGTGGTTCTTCATCGCCGTCGTGACCACCGGGATCTACTGCCGGCCGAGCTGCCCGGTCGTCGGGCTCAAGCCCGAGAACATGCGGTTCTACCCCAGCGCCGCGGCCGCCCAGCAGGCCGGGTTCCGGGCCTGCAAGCGGTGCCGTCCGGACGCCAGCCCCGGCTCGCCGGAGTGGAACGAGCGGGCGGATCTGGTGGCCCGTGCCATGCGGCTGATCGCCGACGGTGTGGTGGACCGGGACGGGGTCCCGGGCCTGGCGGCCCGGCTGGGATACAGCACCCGGCAGGTCGAGCGGCAGCTGCTCGCCGAGCTCGGCGCGGGCCCGCTCGCGCTCGCCAGGGCCCAGCGGGCGCAGACCGCGCGGCTGCTGATCGAGACCAGTGCGCTGCCGATGGCGGACATCGCCTTCGCGGCCGGGTTCGCCAGCGTCCGCGCGTTCAACGAGACCGTACGGGAGATCTTCGCGCTCTCCCCGACCGAGCTGCGGCAGCGGGCCGGCCGAGGGCCGCGGACCAGCGTGCCGGGGGCGCTGACGCTGCGGCTGCCGTTCCGGGCGCCGCTGTGTCCGGACAACCTCTTCGGGCACCTGGCCGCCACCGCCGTCCCCGGCGTCGAGGAGTGGCGGGACGGCGCGTACCGGCGCACCCTGCGGCTGCCGTACGGGCCCGGGGTGGTCACCCTCAGCCCCCGGCCGGACCACATCGCCTGCCAGCTCTCCCTCGCCGACCTGCGCGATCTGGCCGGGGCGATCAGCCGCTGCCGGCGGTTGCTGGACCTCGACGCGGACCCGGCCGCCGTGGACGATCTGCTGCGTACGGACCTCCGGTTGGCCCCGCTGGTCGACAAGGCCCCGGGGCGGCGGGTGCCGCGCGCGGTGGACGCGGACGAGTTCGCGGTGCGCGCGGTGCTCGGACAGCAGGTGTCCACGGCGGCCGCCCGCACCCACGCCGGGCGCCTGGTGACGGCGCACGGCGAGCCCGTGGAGGACCCGGCGGGCGGCCTGACCCACCTCTTCCCGTCCGTCCAGGCCCTCGCCGGGCTCGACCCCGAGAAGCTGGCCATGCCCCGCACCCGCCGCGCCACCCTCACCGGGCTGATCGGCGCGCTCGCCGAGGGCCGGGTCGCGCTCGGCGTCGGCAGCGACTGGGACGAGGCCCGCGCGAGCCTCGGCGCGCTGCCGGGGCTCGGCCCCTGGACCGTCGAGGTGATCGCGATGCGCGCCCTCGGCGACCCGGACGCCTTCCTCCCGACCGACCTGGGAGTGCGCCGCGCCGCCACCGAACTGGGCCTGCCCGCGACGCCAGGCGCCCTCACCCGCCACTCGACCCACTGGCGCCCCTGGCGCGCCTACGCCGTCCAGTACCTATGGGCCACGGACGCGGCCCACGCCATCAACCGCCTACCGGCAGCATGA